One stretch of Methyloversatilis sp. RAC08 DNA includes these proteins:
- a CDS encoding flagellinolysin produces the protein MRIASNPYSLNTQRHLDQTSQGMARTLQRLSSGLRVNNAADDAAGLAIGSRMEALIRGERQSVRNINDAISMVQVTEGAMGSIAESLQRVRELAVQAASDSLSTSDRAALQEEAGALLQGITQVSQHTQFNGKQVFAQTTGSIGGDDPNIRAVVDGLRLGWLEEAETLIGDSFGIYGDGASLTVNVTFTDGAGGVAASVSGVGAPGGKVTDQFLNIDMADFSPPNLPNGGNAPFYNDRIIAHEMVHAVMGRSMNFTALPNWFKEGAAEFIHGADERLSIDYNGGAGLAGMLAAFNADSVAASAGYSAGYAALRYMHDEIKATGGKGVKDIMTYLSANAGSTLDQALANASGGAFAGLADFGTQFNAAAAGYIAGLNLTNADTGAIGGLDADGGAVKSAISVLTDRGTQYSEQPLTSFQLTWPGGITGGTGAQQMAFQVGAASKQTINVSVGGVSAINLGVDGVDLTNQATRAIVHVDQAIEHLAAERAKLGGVMSRFDMATQAARLSEENTSAARSRVMDADFAQETAELTRKQILQQAGTAMLAQANAFPNLALQLLRG, from the coding sequence GTGCGGATCGCATCCAACCCCTATTCGCTGAATACGCAGCGCCACCTTGACCAGACGAGTCAGGGCATGGCACGCACGCTGCAGCGTCTGTCGTCGGGGTTGCGGGTCAACAACGCGGCCGACGACGCCGCCGGCCTGGCGATCGGTTCGCGCATGGAGGCGCTGATCCGCGGCGAACGCCAGTCGGTGCGCAACATCAACGACGCCATTTCGATGGTGCAGGTGACCGAAGGCGCCATGGGTTCGATCGCCGAGTCGCTGCAGCGGGTGCGCGAACTGGCGGTCCAGGCGGCCAGCGACAGCCTGTCGACATCCGACCGGGCAGCGCTGCAGGAAGAAGCCGGCGCGCTGCTGCAGGGCATTACCCAGGTATCGCAGCACACCCAGTTCAACGGCAAACAGGTATTCGCGCAGACCACCGGCAGCATCGGCGGCGATGACCCGAACATCCGCGCCGTGGTCGACGGGCTGCGTCTGGGCTGGCTCGAAGAGGCGGAAACCCTGATCGGCGACAGTTTCGGCATCTATGGTGACGGTGCGTCACTGACCGTGAATGTCACCTTCACCGACGGCGCCGGCGGCGTGGCGGCATCGGTGTCCGGTGTCGGCGCGCCCGGCGGCAAGGTGACCGATCAGTTCCTGAACATCGACATGGCGGATTTCTCGCCGCCGAACCTGCCCAATGGCGGCAACGCACCCTTCTACAACGATCGCATCATCGCGCACGAAATGGTGCATGCAGTGATGGGGCGTTCGATGAACTTCACCGCGCTGCCCAACTGGTTCAAGGAGGGCGCGGCCGAATTCATCCATGGCGCCGACGAGCGGCTGTCGATCGACTACAACGGCGGCGCCGGACTGGCCGGCATGCTGGCCGCATTCAACGCCGACAGTGTCGCCGCGAGCGCCGGCTACTCGGCCGGCTACGCCGCACTGCGCTACATGCATGACGAAATCAAGGCGACCGGCGGCAAGGGCGTCAAGGACATCATGACCTATCTGAGCGCCAACGCCGGCAGCACGCTCGACCAGGCGCTCGCCAACGCCAGCGGCGGCGCCTTCGCCGGTCTGGCTGACTTCGGCACCCAATTCAACGCCGCTGCTGCCGGCTACATCGCCGGCCTGAATCTGACGAATGCCGACACCGGCGCCATCGGTGGTCTCGATGCCGACGGAGGCGCCGTGAAATCGGCCATCAGCGTGCTGACCGATCGCGGCACGCAGTACAGCGAACAGCCGCTGACCAGCTTCCAGCTCACCTGGCCGGGCGGCATCACCGGCGGCACCGGCGCCCAGCAGATGGCTTTCCAGGTCGGCGCGGCGTCGAAACAGACCATCAATGTGTCGGTGGGCGGCGTCAGCGCCATCAATCTCGGCGTGGATGGCGTCGATCTGACGAACCAGGCCACGCGCGCCATCGTGCATGTCGATCAGGCGATCGAACACCTCGCCGCCGAACGCGCCAAGCTCGGCGGCGTCATGTCGCGCTTCGACATGGCCACCCAGGCCGCGCGCCTGTCGGAAGAAAACACCAGTGCGGCGCGCTCGCGCGTCATGGACGCCGACTTCGCGCAGGAAACCGCCGAACTGACGCGCAAGCAGATCCTGCAGCAGGCCGGTACGGCCATGCTGGCGCAGGCCAACGCCTTCCCGAATCTCGCGCTGCAACTGCTGCGCGGCTGA
- a CDS encoding putative DNA-binding domain-containing protein has translation MTRAAEDELDGLRRAVAARSLGIEADVGLTDALLQRYRRALERRVADALRRRYPCSAAMIGRRCFLALVRRLVIERRDVVTFRQAEQIVAGGWFGQQQTLQALPWLGELIRLESMLADMTVAPLARRRSLLQVLHFHSD, from the coding sequence ATGACGCGCGCCGCAGAGGACGAACTGGACGGACTGCGGCGGGCCGTGGCGGCGCGGTCGCTGGGCATCGAAGCGGACGTCGGGCTGACCGACGCATTGCTGCAGCGCTACCGGCGTGCGCTCGAGCGTCGGGTTGCCGATGCGCTGCGCCGCCGCTATCCGTGCAGTGCCGCCATGATCGGCCGCCGGTGTTTCCTTGCGCTGGTGCGGCGGCTGGTCATCGAACGTCGTGATGTCGTCACTTTTCGGCAGGCCGAGCAGATCGTGGCCGGCGGGTGGTTCGGGCAGCAGCAGACACTGCAGGCGCTGCCCTGGCTGGGCGAACTGATCCGGCTGGAATCGATGCTCGCCGACATGACGGTCGCACCGCTCGCGCGACGCCGTTCGCTGTTGCAGGTGCTGCATTTCCATTCGGACTAG
- a CDS encoding LysR family transcriptional regulator — MELYQIRYCLAVAETLNFTRAAERCFVSQPALTKAIQKLEDALGGLLFDRSKVAVSLTDFGRSMLPSLQQIYAATSQTRELARRLQRDRAESVRVGIICTIDLNAIFPAFLAFQHAFPKADIQFREGSMEALIDALDKGDIDVALLASPFAIARRFSGPVLYTEDFVVAHGPAHRFGQRAALSLTDLQGEAYCQRSLCEFSLYIERVMAERGVDVKVVQQTPREDWVQTMVRAGVGVAFMAESTALSGGLSFSRVPDARFAREVRAMVLGDRPHSGAVDQLLGFLPGFDWSHIPCLKKPDATG; from the coding sequence GTGGAGCTTTATCAGATCCGCTACTGCCTCGCCGTGGCCGAAACCTTGAACTTCACGCGCGCAGCCGAACGCTGCTTCGTGTCGCAACCGGCACTGACCAAGGCGATACAGAAGCTGGAAGACGCGCTCGGCGGGCTGCTGTTCGACCGCAGCAAGGTGGCGGTCAGCCTGACAGATTTCGGCCGCTCGATGCTGCCCAGCCTGCAGCAGATCTATGCCGCGACCAGCCAGACGCGCGAACTGGCACGCCGCCTGCAAAGGGACCGCGCGGAATCCGTACGCGTCGGCATCATCTGCACGATAGACCTGAACGCCATCTTCCCGGCCTTCCTCGCCTTTCAGCACGCCTTCCCCAAGGCCGATATCCAGTTCCGCGAAGGTTCGATGGAGGCGCTGATCGACGCGCTCGACAAGGGCGACATCGATGTCGCGCTGCTCGCGTCACCGTTTGCCATCGCCCGGCGCTTCAGCGGACCGGTGCTGTACACGGAGGATTTCGTGGTGGCGCACGGGCCGGCGCACCGCTTCGGCCAGCGGGCTGCCCTGTCGCTCACCGATCTGCAGGGCGAGGCCTACTGCCAGCGCAGCCTGTGCGAGTTCAGCCTCTACATCGAGCGCGTGATGGCCGAACGCGGCGTCGACGTGAAAGTCGTGCAGCAGACCCCGCGCGAAGACTGGGTGCAGACCATGGTCAGGGCCGGCGTCGGCGTCGCCTTCATGGCCGAATCGACCGCGCTATCGGGTGGCCTGTCCTTCAGCCGGGTACCGGACGCCCGCTTCGCGCGCGAAGTACGTGCCATGGTGTTGGGCGACCGCCCGCACTCCGGTGCCGTCGACCAGCTGCTCGGCTTCCTGCCCGGCTTCGACTGGTCGCACATTCCCTGCCTGAAAAAGCCCGACGCGACGGGCTGA
- a CDS encoding DUF4149 domain-containing protein, producing MLSELIVAGVVGVMLFFTVAVAPGIFKVLPQQWASVYVRNFFPKYYAVLGAACLVAAVIDAPQAVRMAAAVSSVLFAISLWGVTPAVNAATDRGDRRRFGLLHGLSVGLNVIILIALVWALWAA from the coding sequence ATGCTGAGCGAACTGATCGTGGCAGGTGTGGTGGGCGTGATGCTGTTTTTCACCGTGGCGGTCGCGCCCGGCATCTTCAAGGTGTTGCCGCAGCAGTGGGCCAGTGTGTATGTGCGCAACTTCTTTCCCAAGTACTACGCCGTACTGGGCGCCGCCTGCCTGGTCGCGGCCGTGATCGATGCACCGCAGGCGGTGCGCATGGCGGCGGCCGTCAGCAGCGTGCTGTTCGCCATTTCACTGTGGGGTGTCACGCCGGCCGTGAATGCCGCCACCGACCGCGGCGACCGCCGCCGCTTCGGCCTGCTGCACGGGCTGAGCGTCGGGCTGAACGTGATCATCCTGATCGCGCTGGTGTGGGCGCTGTGGGCTGCCTGA